One Kallotenue papyrolyticum genomic window carries:
- a CDS encoding bifunctional nuclease domain-containing protein — translation MIDARYHFVFDGLQGGPAGYAVAVLRGPAGELHVRLNPDESATLAAELAGVSTPRARLAQSVGLLAERLDARLEGVRLHRSGAQIVEAELILGRGVGQIELPVCFGDGLALALTHRLPILGDESLRPLVRAPHDAVEEEAEVVLPATIAAFLNSLPDC, via the coding sequence ATGATCGACGCACGCTACCACTTTGTGTTTGACGGTTTACAGGGAGGGCCGGCCGGCTATGCCGTGGCCGTGCTGCGCGGCCCGGCTGGCGAGCTGCATGTGCGGCTCAATCCGGATGAAAGCGCCACGCTGGCAGCCGAGCTGGCCGGCGTGAGCACGCCGCGCGCGCGGCTGGCGCAGAGCGTGGGCCTGTTGGCGGAGCGCCTCGACGCGCGGCTGGAGGGCGTGCGGCTGCATCGCTCGGGGGCGCAGATCGTCGAGGCCGAGCTGATCCTGGGGCGGGGCGTGGGACAGATCGAACTGCCGGTCTGCTTTGGCGACGGTCTGGCGTTGGCCCTCACGCATCGCCTGCCGATCCTGGGAGATGAGTCGCTGCGTCCGCTGGTGCGCGCCCCGCACGACGCGGTGGAGGAAGAGGCCGAGGTGGTGCTGCCGGCGACGATCGCTGCCTTTCTGAACTCCCTGCCCGACTGCTGA
- the fni gene encoding type 2 isopentenyl-diphosphate Delta-isomerase: MTGQDASHNDPTEARKAEHIRIVLEEDVAAKGITSGWARYRFKHRALPELDLRDIDLRVSFLGKTLQAPLLISSMTGGAQRAETINLRLAEAAEALGIAMGVGSQRAAIVNPALARTYQVRRVAPTTVLLANLGAVQLNYGFGVDECRRAVEMIEADGLILHLNALQEAVQPEGNTNFKGLLAKIEAVCRHLEVPVIAKEVGNGIGAEDARRLADAGVAVIDVAGAGGTSWSEVERYRQTSVHGRAIAATFAGWGIPTAEAIREVRAALPTITLIGSGGIRSGLDVAKALALGADLAGSAAPHLFSATHDGGVQTIIAGLRAMIEELRITMFCVGAGDLAALRQTPLERV; the protein is encoded by the coding sequence ATGACAGGACAGGACGCGTCGCACAACGATCCGACCGAGGCGCGCAAGGCCGAGCATATCCGCATCGTGCTGGAGGAAGATGTCGCCGCTAAGGGCATCACCTCCGGCTGGGCGCGCTACCGCTTCAAGCACCGGGCCCTGCCCGAACTCGATCTGCGCGACATCGATCTGCGCGTCTCGTTTTTGGGAAAAACGCTGCAGGCCCCGCTGCTGATCTCGTCGATGACCGGCGGCGCACAACGCGCCGAGACGATCAACCTGCGCCTGGCCGAAGCCGCCGAAGCGCTGGGCATTGCCATGGGCGTCGGCTCGCAGCGGGCGGCGATCGTCAATCCGGCGCTGGCGCGCACCTACCAGGTGCGCCGCGTCGCGCCCACCACGGTGCTGCTGGCGAATCTGGGAGCGGTCCAGCTCAACTACGGCTTCGGCGTCGATGAGTGTCGCCGCGCCGTGGAGATGATCGAGGCCGACGGGCTGATCCTGCACCTCAACGCGCTTCAGGAAGCGGTGCAGCCCGAAGGCAACACTAATTTCAAGGGCCTGCTCGCCAAGATCGAAGCGGTATGCCGCCATCTGGAGGTGCCGGTGATCGCCAAGGAGGTGGGCAACGGCATCGGCGCCGAGGATGCGCGGCGCCTGGCCGACGCTGGCGTCGCGGTGATCGATGTCGCCGGCGCGGGCGGCACCTCGTGGAGCGAAGTCGAGCGCTATCGCCAGACCAGCGTCCATGGCCGCGCCATCGCCGCCACCTTTGCCGGTTGGGGCATTCCCACGGCGGAGGCGATCCGGGAAGTGCGCGCCGCCCTGCCCACGATCACGCTGATCGGCTCCGGCGGCATTCGCAGCGGGCTGGATGTGGCCAAGGCGCTGGCGCTGGGCGCGGATCTGGCCGGTTCCGCCGCGCCGCATCTGTTCAGCGCGACCCATGACGGCGGCGTGCAGACGATCATCGCAGGGCTGCGCGCGATGATCGAGGAACTGCGCATCACCATGTTCTGCGTCGGCGCGGGCGATCTTGCGGCGCTGCGCCAGACGCCGCTCGAGCGCGTCTAG
- a CDS encoding ATP-grasp domain-containing protein codes for MILVCGGLADVVTELFCARLEDLGYPYRLLDLGFYPERFQVSWSWDGPTPTGLIHGPDWTLDLQQISGVFVRYIGRDGHAPLAQVPELLVDAVLAEAQSGLGALLETLPVPVANRMTGSMSNHSKPYQALLIRDSGLGTPPTLITSDPEAARAFYEQHQGQVIFKSLSGVRSIVRRMHAGDLLRLHLVRDCPVQFQAYLPGDNIRVHTVGETVFATRIHSAAVDYRYARQQGATSEMQPTELPAEVAAACVRLAARLGLVIAGIDLKCTPDGAYYCFEINPSPGFAYYEQHTGQPISAALADALRSTSAQGGDARDDLARVAAVSVSASAPDQQR; via the coding sequence ATGATCCTGGTCTGTGGTGGTCTGGCCGATGTCGTGACCGAGCTGTTCTGCGCACGCCTGGAGGATCTGGGTTATCCCTACCGCTTGCTTGATCTGGGCTTCTATCCCGAGCGCTTTCAGGTGAGCTGGTCCTGGGATGGGCCAACGCCAACGGGTCTGATCCATGGGCCGGACTGGACCCTCGATCTGCAGCAGATCAGCGGCGTGTTTGTACGCTACATCGGCCGTGACGGTCACGCGCCGCTGGCGCAGGTGCCGGAGCTGCTGGTTGATGCCGTGCTGGCCGAGGCGCAGAGTGGTCTGGGCGCGCTGCTGGAAACGCTGCCGGTGCCGGTCGCCAACCGCATGACCGGCTCGATGTCCAACCACAGCAAGCCCTATCAGGCGCTGCTGATTCGCGACAGCGGTCTCGGCACGCCGCCGACGCTGATCACCAGCGATCCCGAGGCAGCGCGCGCCTTTTACGAGCAGCACCAGGGCCAGGTGATCTTCAAATCGCTCAGCGGCGTGCGCTCGATCGTGCGGCGCATGCACGCGGGCGATCTGTTGCGCCTGCACCTGGTGCGCGATTGTCCGGTGCAGTTCCAGGCCTACCTGCCAGGGGACAACATTCGCGTGCACACCGTCGGCGAGACGGTGTTCGCCACGCGCATCCACTCCGCAGCGGTCGATTACCGCTATGCCAGGCAACAAGGCGCCACCAGCGAGATGCAGCCGACCGAGCTGCCCGCCGAGGTCGCTGCCGCCTGTGTGCGTCTGGCCGCCAGACTAGGACTGGTGATCGCCGGCATCGATCTTAAGTGCACGCCCGACGGCGCCTACTACTGCTTCGAGATCAATCCCTCGCCGGGCTTCGCCTACTACGAGCAGCACACCGGCCAGCCGATCAGTGCGGCGCTGGCCGATGCGCTGCGCAGTACCTCGGCTCAAGGAGGTGATGCGCGCGACGACCTTGCGCGGGTCGCCGCGGTGAGTGTGTCGGCTTCAGCGCCGGATCAGCAGCGCTGA
- the recF gene encoding DNA replication/repair protein RecF (All proteins in this family for which functions are known are DNA-binding proteins that assist the filamentation of RecA onto DNA for the initiation of recombination or recombinational repair.) — protein MQITHLSLRNFRNYRELELALAPGTTLFYGPNAAGKTSLLEAVFYLATTRSPRASADRELINWEASGDLGIAPFTRLVAQATRRAPAGQPEPLLIELVVQRRQDAAGTLLPTTQKTIRINRRPRRAIDLVGQLRVVLFTPLDIELLTGPPADRRHWLDVMLSQLDGRYVRALAEYQKAVLQRNALLRSWRDGPRPRPDEMRRQISYWDEQLATHGATILAARRAAIQELAALGAPIHRDIAGVPHTLRIDYAATVAAPPQADRAALQESIARQLQSGLRDDLDRGQTLVGPHRDDVICSLDGVDIGVYGSRGQQRSLTLALKLAEAELMRARTGDAPILLLDDILSELDAARRAHLLQFIDRPGQQTLMTATDLADFDPSFLTQINRARVEHGRVL, from the coding sequence ATGCAGATCACGCACCTGAGTTTGCGCAACTTCCGCAACTACCGCGAGCTGGAGCTGGCGCTCGCGCCGGGCACGACGCTGTTCTACGGCCCCAACGCCGCCGGCAAGACCTCGCTGCTGGAAGCGGTCTTTTATCTGGCGACCACGCGCTCGCCCCGCGCGTCCGCCGACCGCGAGCTGATCAACTGGGAGGCATCCGGCGATCTGGGCATCGCGCCCTTTACGCGCCTGGTCGCGCAGGCCACGCGGCGCGCGCCCGCCGGGCAGCCCGAGCCGCTCCTGATCGAGCTGGTGGTGCAGCGCCGCCAGGACGCCGCCGGAACGCTGCTGCCGACCACGCAGAAGACGATTCGCATCAATCGCCGGCCGCGCCGGGCGATCGATCTGGTGGGCCAGTTGCGCGTGGTGCTGTTCACGCCGCTGGACATCGAGCTGCTCACCGGCCCGCCCGCCGACCGGCGGCACTGGCTGGATGTTATGCTCTCGCAGCTCGATGGGCGCTACGTGCGCGCGCTGGCCGAGTATCAGAAGGCGGTGTTGCAGCGCAACGCGCTACTGCGCTCGTGGCGCGACGGGCCGCGTCCCCGCCCGGATGAGATGCGCCGCCAGATCAGCTACTGGGATGAGCAACTGGCAACGCATGGCGCCACTATTCTGGCGGCCCGTCGCGCGGCGATCCAGGAGCTGGCAGCGCTGGGCGCGCCCATTCATCGCGACATCGCCGGCGTGCCGCACACGCTGCGCATCGACTACGCCGCCACCGTCGCCGCTCCGCCGCAGGCCGACCGGGCCGCGCTTCAGGAGAGCATCGCCCGGCAGCTCCAGAGCGGGCTGCGCGACGATCTGGACCGCGGCCAGACGCTGGTGGGACCGCACCGCGACGATGTGATCTGCTCGCTCGACGGCGTCGATATCGGCGTTTATGGATCGCGCGGCCAGCAACGCAGCCTGACGCTGGCGCTCAAACTGGCTGAGGCCGAGCTGATGCGCGCGCGCACCGGCGACGCGCCGATCCTGCTGCTCGACGATATCCTCTCCGAGCTGGACGCCGCGCGCCGCGCCCACCTGCTCCAGTTCATCGATCGCCCCGGCCAGCAGACGCTGATGACCGCCACCGACCTGGCGGACTTCGATCCCTCGTTCCTGACGCAGATCAATCGCGCGCGCGTCGAGCATGGACGCGTGCTCTAG
- the secA gene encoding preprotein translocase subunit SecA, which translates to MFKWLGRLFSGDSNERVINDLYRIVDQINALEPEYEALTNEQLRAKTDEFRRRLREGETLDDLLPEAFAAVREAAKRTVKMRHYDVQLLGGIVLHQGKIAEMKTGEGKTLVATLPLYLNALTGKGCHLVTVNDYLAKRDAGWNGPIYHLLGLSVAAIAHDFSAIYDPDYLDPKSNLEDERLVHWRPVTRREAYLADITYGTNNEFGFDYLRDNIAQRLEQTVQRPLHYAIVDEVDNILIDEARTPLIISGPARAASDEYRYFAHLVKGLRGIEQREYDAYKKALDFGDSRQRAEAQRALEHAHYVLDLKHRGISLTDAGIEEIERRLKQAGRIPADASIYEPEFYELTHYLENAVKAEYLFKRDKDYIVQNNEVIIVDEQTGRTMPGRRWSDGLHEAVEAKEGVRVQDETAVYATITIQNYFRMYEKLAGMTGTALTEAEEFMKIYKLDVVPIPTNRPMIRQDLNDQIYRSEEAKYRAVVRDILQSAIRRQPVLVGTASIENSERLSSYLKPGALRNLALSSVLMTTIRETKGVSDEVRKAFAETLDVPIPQVGQGVLRQTALALNLPADALAPEIVERFAALLGIEDTARLVDFLRNGLPHQVLNAKLHEQEARVVAQAGRPGAVTIATNMAGRGTDILLGGNPEALAAQYLEENGVRREQLRAVARALLEGQEAQARQLLEKHGLPEVVLEELQRSRRDYDGMLAGFEANPALFFLHRYVEGPAETFAARWAFVNDVLQGEIGLARQLAQQTPGLREEQIAQIQATRADLERYRQDPAEFLATQLFDRIYAARARLVNAVLGGRDEEAQRIVAQTPTFDASLIEGIRQIKRQVEADAALVRELGGLRIIGTERHEARRIDNQLRGRAGRQGDPGVSRFYISLEDELMKRFGPSIDRVRSFMGRAGFEDDIPIEMGVISKSIESAQTKVEGYNFDVRKRVVEYDDVMNKQREVIYARRRAILEQGEEQRRIQMLVQRYLGNYRDWVADQVEELAAGAGSATAPEIREQLARLLPGSEQLDLEALRAADEARRAELLQPLVAEAEAQRHPLRLLLEDVAEFVELDVDAAFAALQHADRAAVERYLDERWRESTEGDLEQRIKDLFYQELDLMVDRYLDDYEGWMTGEIEKAVEATSVQATNTINVAGTLRRMRPLLPQVEALTIDQQEATPELVQRELEALIPRSYQEGNHLRLFANELQHILPFVPGQTPDQFLAQFHDALDGLLTAVPAQERETLIQEWLAPVRASLQPIYGGQQFSPEEAQAFTEASNRAWIFALDRFGTLDDDARARGLEQLVNRAFDRWRALIGVDLLNRYSRELMLSAIDREWADYLTAMEDLRQGIGLQGLAQRDPLVAYKTQAFKMFEELLDTIDRTTVRTFFPNLPRFVNTVVLQQAQQGAARQRELKVGPNEPCPCGSGKKFKKCHGAPTAPALAAGGAVAAVAVGPGGANGMPARPLTQQQRQAQSGQTGQRRKSKGRNAPRR; encoded by the coding sequence ATGTTCAAATGGCTGGGCCGACTGTTTAGCGGCGATAGCAACGAGCGCGTGATCAACGATCTCTACCGGATCGTCGATCAGATCAACGCGCTTGAACCAGAATATGAGGCGCTGACCAACGAGCAGTTGCGCGCCAAGACCGATGAGTTTCGGCGCCGCCTGCGCGAGGGCGAGACGCTCGACGATCTGCTGCCCGAGGCCTTTGCCGCGGTGCGCGAGGCGGCCAAGCGCACGGTCAAGATGCGCCACTACGACGTGCAGCTGCTCGGCGGCATTGTGCTGCACCAGGGCAAGATCGCCGAGATGAAGACCGGCGAGGGCAAGACCCTGGTGGCCACGCTGCCGCTGTATCTCAACGCGCTGACCGGCAAGGGCTGCCATCTGGTCACGGTCAACGACTATCTGGCCAAGCGCGACGCCGGCTGGAACGGCCCGATCTACCATCTGCTGGGGCTGTCGGTGGCGGCGATCGCGCACGATTTTTCGGCGATCTACGATCCCGACTATCTCGATCCCAAGTCGAACCTGGAAGACGAGCGCCTGGTGCACTGGCGGCCGGTGACGCGCCGCGAAGCCTACCTGGCCGATATTACCTACGGCACCAACAACGAGTTCGGCTTCGACTACCTGCGCGACAACATCGCCCAGCGGCTGGAGCAGACCGTCCAGCGGCCCCTGCACTACGCCATCGTCGATGAGGTGGACAATATCCTGATCGACGAGGCGCGCACGCCGCTGATCATCTCCGGTCCCGCGCGCGCGGCCAGCGATGAGTATCGCTACTTCGCGCACCTGGTCAAGGGCCTGCGCGGGATCGAGCAGCGCGAATACGATGCCTATAAAAAGGCGCTGGATTTCGGCGATAGCCGGCAGCGCGCCGAGGCGCAGCGCGCGCTGGAGCATGCCCACTATGTGCTCGACCTCAAGCATCGCGGCATTTCGCTCACCGACGCGGGGATCGAAGAGATCGAGCGCCGCCTGAAGCAGGCCGGCCGCATTCCTGCCGATGCCAGCATCTACGAGCCCGAGTTCTACGAGCTGACGCACTATCTGGAGAACGCGGTCAAGGCCGAGTATCTCTTCAAGCGCGACAAGGACTACATCGTCCAGAACAACGAAGTGATCATCGTGGACGAGCAGACCGGCCGGACCATGCCCGGCCGGCGCTGGTCGGATGGCCTGCACGAGGCGGTGGAAGCCAAGGAGGGCGTGCGCGTCCAGGATGAAACGGCGGTCTACGCCACGATCACGATCCAGAACTACTTCCGCATGTACGAGAAGCTGGCCGGCATGACCGGGACGGCGCTCACCGAAGCGGAAGAGTTCATGAAGATCTACAAGCTGGACGTAGTGCCGATCCCCACCAACCGGCCAATGATCCGCCAGGATCTCAACGATCAGATCTACCGCTCGGAAGAGGCCAAGTACCGCGCGGTGGTGCGCGACATTCTCCAGTCGGCCATTCGCCGCCAGCCGGTGCTGGTCGGCACGGCCTCGATCGAGAACTCGGAGCGCCTGTCGAGCTATCTTAAGCCGGGCGCGCTCAGGAACCTGGCGCTGTCGTCGGTGTTGATGACCACCATCCGCGAAACCAAGGGCGTGAGCGACGAGGTGCGCAAGGCGTTTGCCGAGACGCTCGACGTGCCCATCCCGCAGGTGGGGCAGGGCGTGCTGCGCCAGACGGCGCTGGCGCTCAATCTGCCCGCCGACGCGCTGGCGCCCGAGATCGTCGAGCGCTTCGCGGCGCTGCTGGGGATCGAGGATACGGCGCGCCTGGTCGACTTCCTGCGCAATGGTCTGCCGCATCAGGTGCTCAACGCCAAGCTGCACGAGCAGGAGGCGCGCGTGGTGGCGCAGGCGGGCCGACCCGGCGCGGTGACGATCGCCACCAACATGGCCGGGCGTGGCACCGATATTCTGCTGGGCGGCAATCCCGAGGCGCTGGCGGCGCAATATCTGGAAGAGAACGGCGTGCGGCGCGAACAACTGCGCGCGGTGGCCAGGGCGCTGCTGGAGGGCCAGGAGGCGCAGGCACGGCAGCTTTTGGAGAAGCACGGCCTGCCGGAGGTGGTGCTGGAGGAGCTGCAGCGCAGCCGGCGCGACTACGACGGGATGCTGGCCGGCTTCGAGGCCAATCCGGCGCTCTTCTTCCTGCACCGCTACGTGGAAGGGCCGGCCGAGACCTTCGCAGCGCGCTGGGCCTTTGTCAACGATGTGCTCCAGGGCGAGATCGGGCTGGCGCGCCAGCTGGCGCAGCAGACGCCGGGGCTGCGCGAAGAGCAGATCGCCCAGATCCAGGCCACCCGCGCCGATCTGGAGCGCTATCGCCAGGATCCGGCCGAGTTTCTGGCGACGCAGCTCTTTGATCGCATCTACGCGGCGCGCGCCCGGCTGGTCAACGCCGTGCTGGGCGGCCGCGACGAGGAAGCGCAGCGCATCGTTGCCCAAACACCCACCTTCGATGCCTCGCTGATCGAGGGCATTCGCCAGATCAAGCGGCAGGTGGAGGCCGACGCGGCGCTGGTGCGCGAACTGGGCGGGCTGCGCATCATCGGCACCGAGCGCCACGAAGCCCGGCGCATCGACAACCAGTTGCGGGGACGCGCCGGCCGCCAGGGCGATCCCGGCGTGTCGCGCTTCTATATCTCGCTCGAAGACGAGTTGATGAAGCGCTTCGGGCCGAGCATCGACCGCGTGCGCAGCTTTATGGGTCGCGCCGGCTTCGAAGACGACATCCCGATCGAGATGGGGGTGATCTCGAAGTCGATCGAGAGCGCGCAGACCAAGGTCGAAGGCTACAACTTCGACGTGCGCAAGCGCGTTGTCGAGTACGACGACGTGATGAACAAGCAGCGCGAGGTGATCTACGCGCGACGGCGGGCGATCCTGGAGCAGGGCGAGGAGCAGCGCCGCATCCAGATGCTGGTGCAGCGCTATCTGGGCAACTACCGCGACTGGGTCGCCGATCAGGTCGAGGAGCTGGCCGCCGGCGCCGGCAGCGCCACCGCGCCCGAGATCAGGGAGCAGCTGGCGCGCCTGCTGCCGGGCAGCGAGCAGCTCGATCTGGAGGCGCTGCGGGCGGCGGATGAGGCGCGGCGCGCCGAGCTGTTGCAGCCGCTGGTGGCGGAGGCCGAGGCGCAGCGCCATCCCCTGCGCCTGCTGCTGGAGGATGTGGCCGAGTTCGTCGAGCTGGATGTGGATGCGGCCTTTGCCGCGCTGCAGCATGCCGACCGCGCGGCGGTCGAGCGCTACCTCGACGAGCGCTGGCGCGAGTCGACCGAGGGCGATCTGGAGCAGCGCATCAAGGACCTGTTCTACCAGGAACTGGACCTGATGGTCGATCGCTACCTCGACGACTACGAAGGCTGGATGACCGGCGAGATCGAAAAGGCGGTCGAGGCCACCAGCGTGCAGGCCACCAACACGATCAACGTCGCCGGCACGTTGCGGCGCATGCGTCCGCTGCTGCCGCAGGTCGAGGCGCTGACGATCGATCAGCAGGAGGCGACGCCTGAGCTGGTGCAGCGCGAGCTGGAGGCGCTGATTCCTCGTAGCTACCAGGAAGGCAATCACCTGCGCCTGTTTGCCAACGAGCTGCAACATATCCTGCCGTTCGTGCCCGGGCAGACGCCCGATCAGTTCCTGGCGCAGTTCCACGACGCGCTGGACGGGCTGTTGACCGCCGTGCCGGCGCAGGAGCGCGAGACGCTGATCCAGGAATGGCTCGCGCCGGTGCGGGCCAGCCTCCAGCCGATCTATGGCGGGCAGCAGTTCAGCCCCGAGGAGGCGCAGGCCTTCACCGAGGCCAGCAACCGCGCCTGGATCTTCGCCCTGGATCGCTTCGGCACGCTGGACGACGACGCGCGCGCGCGCGGTCTGGAGCAGCTTGTCAACCGCGCCTTTGATCGCTGGCGCGCGCTGATCGGCGTCGATCTGCTCAACCGCTATAGCCGCGAGCTGATGCTGTCGGCGATCGACCGCGAATGGGCCGATTACCTGACGGCCATGGAAGATCTGCGGCAGGGCATCGGCCTGCAAGGGCTGGCGCAGCGCGATCCGCTGGTGGCCTACAAGACCCAGGCCTTCAAGATGTTCGAGGAGCTGCTCGACACGATCGATCGCACCACGGTGCGCACCTTCTTCCCCAATCTGCCGCGCTTCGTCAACACGGTGGTGCTGCAGCAGGCGCAGCAGGGCGCGGCGCGGCAGCGCGAGCTGAAGGTGGGGCCGAACGAGCCGTGTCCGTGCGGCAGCGGCAAGAAGTTCAAGAAGTGCCACGGCGCGCCGACCGCGCCGGCGCTGGCCGCGGGTGGCGCCGTAGCCGCGGTGGCGGTCGGGCCGGGCGGCGCGAACGGCATGCCGGCGCGACCGTTGACGCAGCAGCAGCGTCAGGCGCAGAGCGGCCAGACGGGCCAGCGGCGCAAGTCCAAAGGGCGCAACGCGCCGCGCCGCTGA
- a CDS encoding DUF1540 domain-containing protein encodes MSNAPMGNAHSMVESCDVTNCTFNQANQCHAGAIRVAMVDGMAHCATYTPRGGAMGVGSSAASGAGTTTGSMSDTQRGGMSDQ; translated from the coding sequence ATGAGCAACGCACCGATGGGCAACGCACACAGCATGGTCGAGTCCTGCGACGTCACCAACTGCACCTTCAACCAGGCCAACCAGTGCCATGCGGGAGCGATCCGCGTCGCGATGGTAGACGGCATGGCGCACTGTGCCACCTACACGCCACGCGGCGGCGCGATGGGCGTCGGCAGCAGCGCCGCCAGCGGTGCGGGCACGACGACCGGTTCGATGAGTGACACCCAGCGCGGCGGCATGAGCGACCAGTAG
- a CDS encoding carboxypeptidase regulatory-like domain-containing protein encodes MIRRATLVLAMLGALLIGLSASPVLAQDTPPPRPTLPPGATPEPSMPPSATPEPTPPPSVPPADSAPPPPPTPGDAPPAVQPGRIVGTVIDLRTGAPTPGVSVAIGNLLVVTDANGNYDSADLPPGAYPVTLVLQPEQGVAAENTVVVTVPSGARIVRHLGFYSPEPSLPPSAEPSAAPSLAPTAAPAPQPAEPPAGDGATPPAARVVPLTLPDTAAPQRAAWPLMLAALLALGSGVWLLARRAHLRRR; translated from the coding sequence ATGATACGTCGTGCGACCCTAGTGCTTGCCATGCTGGGCGCGCTGCTGATCGGCCTGAGCGCCTCGCCGGTGCTGGCGCAGGACACGCCCCCGCCGCGGCCAACGCTGCCGCCGGGCGCCACACCGGAGCCGAGCATGCCACCGAGCGCCACGCCGGAGCCTACACCACCGCCGAGTGTGCCACCCGCGGACAGCGCGCCACCGCCTCCACCAACGCCGGGCGACGCACCGCCCGCGGTGCAGCCGGGCCGCATCGTTGGGACGGTCATCGATCTGCGCACCGGTGCGCCGACGCCTGGCGTGAGCGTGGCGATCGGCAATCTGCTGGTGGTGACCGACGCCAACGGCAACTACGACAGCGCCGATCTGCCGCCGGGCGCGTATCCGGTGACGCTGGTGCTGCAGCCTGAGCAGGGCGTTGCCGCCGAGAATACGGTGGTGGTCACGGTGCCCTCCGGCGCGCGCATCGTGCGCCACCTGGGCTTCTATAGCCCCGAGCCGTCCCTACCGCCGAGCGCTGAGCCGAGCGCCGCACCCAGCCTCGCGCCGACGGCCGCGCCCGCGCCCCAACCTGCCGAGCCGCCGGCCGGTGATGGCGCTACGCCGCCGGCGGCGCGAGTTGTACCGCTGACGCTCCCTGACACGGCCGCGCCACAGCGCGCTGCCTGGCCATTGATGCTCGCGGCACTGCTGGCGCTGGGCAGCGGGGTATGGCTGTTGGCGCGGCGCGCCCATCTGCGGCGGCGCTGA